From one Xyrauchen texanus isolate HMW12.3.18 chromosome 17, RBS_HiC_50CHRs, whole genome shotgun sequence genomic stretch:
- the LOC127657699 gene encoding free fatty acid receptor 3-like produces MVWTLSRSNLVLAVYGFTLITGLPTNILSFYTFFRKIRKRSTPIDVLLLSLNISDLILLFVLPFHMVEAANMKWTLPYFLCPLYGFIFYSTIHNNTLHLAAISVDRYLSVSFPIKYKLNRNPRNAVIASVVFWVLSTAHCSIVYIMQYHNHFNPNVTDPSKRNTCYEDFTAEQLKILLPVRLELFIVLFCVPFLICCFCYIKCICILSNLSNVNPKKRIRAIGMALATLLVFIICFMPFNISHVVGFVGGYSPEWREHALLVSTLNASLDPLLFYFSSSALREIFNNILSKLVMRLLRLCSGTSLCCPLLSCGKIEEKTQSSNDWSRSHI; encoded by the coding sequence ATGGTGTGGACATTGAGCCGCAGTAACCTGGTGTTAGCTGTGTATGGATTCACTTTGATCACTGGTCTTCCTACCAACATCCTGTCCTTCTACACCTTTTTCAGAAAGATTCGCAAGCGGTCCACACCCATAGATGTCCTACTACTCAGCTTAAATATCTCTGACCTGATCCTCCTGTTTGTCCTCCCATTTCACATGGTAGAGGCGGCCAACATGAAATGGACACTGCCGTACTTCCTCTGCCCGCTATATGGTTTCATATTCTACAGCACCATCCACAACAACACCTTACACCTGGCGGCCATCAGTGTGGACCGCTACCTGAGTGTGAGCTTTCCCATAAAATACAAGCTAAACCGCAATCCCCGAAATGCAGTGATAGCCAGCGTTGTATTCTGGGTGCTATCCACGGCGCATTGCAGTATTGTCTATATTATGCAATACCATAACCATTTCAACCCCAACGTCACCGATCCATCCAAACGGAACACTTGCTATGAAGACTTCACCGCTGAACAGCTCAAAATCCTCCTTCCAGTCCGTCTGGAACTCTTTATTGTGCTCTTCTGTGTGCCTTTCCTCATCTGCTGCTTCTGCTACATTAAGTGCATCTGCATCCTCTCCAATCTATCCAACGTGAACCCGAAGAAGCGAATCAGGGCCATTGGGATGGCATTGGCCACTCTTCTGGTCTTCATTATCTGTTTCATGCCCTTTAACATATCACATGTGGTGGGATTTGTGGGTGGCTACAGCCCTGAGTGGCGAGAACATGCTCTACTTGTCAGCACATTGAATGCCTCTCTCGACCCACTCTTATTCTACTTCTCTTCCTCAGCCCTCAGAGAGATTTTCAATAACATCTTGAGCAAGCTGGTCATGCGGCTACTCCGACTCTGCAGTGGCACATCTCTCTGCTGCCCCCTATTGAGCTGTGGAAAAATAGAGGAGAAAACACAAAGCTCTAATGACTGGTCCCGCTCACATATCTAG